From a single Vanessa atalanta chromosome 26, ilVanAtal1.2, whole genome shotgun sequence genomic region:
- the LOC125073967 gene encoding uncharacterized protein LOC125073967, which translates to MVNDLHINDLPLETIVEILLKIDGKTLGGCRRVCKRWKEFIDEIDYLWQEMCRKEFTYSSKIAKRKAGTDCSWYHIYKNLNQWSDLTNIENNVKEFYKFNIHDKSHVLDIDYGILPLKDSKGIILYDVSTFKYIPAALPERNCLKIVNNDNVTVVQIKSGLLIQRSVDTHPPNYVMEEFFKADDFVLSNDILYFYNNRDIYKCDLSSQNLTPIFILHCDYDIKDIQHCDNKIHIFTDSGQIVNINNSKEVTVKPIKCPVEWIKQLKYIRAVNDKNFVCYSRNIFKIETDRYQHLYLEFPLVTALFFYVDIVLIGTKAGEILLYRLASQKKATLPIFETLATLPEGKYAVQLDVIERKTGPTIIASTFFELYLLEMNFFPNEPPPKQSFSTNKMHMYKRLLKLKNRIQTPQV; encoded by the exons ATGGTTAAcgatttacatataaatgattTGCCCCTAGAAACAATAGTGgaaatacttttgaaaattGACGGAAAAACATTAGGTGGATGTAGACGAGTCTGTAAAAGATGGAAAGAATTCATCGacgaaattgattatttatggCAAGAGATGTGCCGTAAGGAGTTTACATATTCATCAAAAATTGCCAAAAGAAAAGCTGGAACCGATTGCAGCTGGTAccacatatataaaaatcttaaccAATGGTCGGACTTGACAAACAtcgaaaataatgttaaagaatTTTACAAATTCAATATACACGACAAATCTCATGTTTTAGATATTGACTATGGGATATTGCCTCTTAAAGATTCTAAAGGCATAATATTGTATGACGTTagcacatttaaatatatacccgCTGCATTGCCAGAgagaaattgtttaaaaattgttaataatgataatgtaacagtagtacaaataaaatcagGTCTTCTTATTCAAAGATCGGTAGACACCCACCCACCAAATTATGTAATGGAGGAATTCTTTAAAGCTGATGATTTTGTTTTGTCTAATGATATATTGTACTTTTATAACAACAGAGATATTTACAAATGTGATCTGTCTAGTCAAAATTTGACTCCCATTTTTATCTTACACTGTGATTATGATATCAAAGATATACAACACtgtgataataaaatacacatttttacAGACAGCGGTcaaattgtaaacataaataatagtaaGGAAGTGACCGTTAAGCCGATAAAGTGTCCAGTTGAATggataaaacaattgaaatatatcCGTGCGGTAAATGACAAAAACTTTGTATGTTACtcgagaaatatatttaaaattgaaacagaCAGATACCAACACCTGTATTTGGAGTTCCCACTCGTCacagctttatttttttatgttgacaTTGTCTTAATTGGAACAAAGGCTGGTGAAATTCTGCTCTACAGGTTAGCAAGTCAGAAGAAAGCCACTCTGCCTATATTTGAAACATTAGCGACATTACCGGAGGGAAAGTATGCAGTACAGTTAGATGTTATTGAAAGGAAAACAGGACCAACAATAATTGCTTCAACATTTTTTGAATTGTACCTTCTGGAAATGAACTTTTTTCCTAAT gaaCCACCACCAAAGCAATctttttcaacaaataaaatgcatatgtataaaAGGTTGCTGAAACTTAAAAACAGGATTCAAACACCTCAAGTTTGA